AAGAAGGTTTACAAGTAATGGATTCAACAGCATCCTCATTCTGTATGGATAATAACATTCCGTTAACTGTTTTCTCTATTATGGAAGAAGGAAATATTAAACGTGCTGTTATGGGTGAAAAGATAGGTACGTTAATTACAAAATAAATTTAGAGGTGTAAAATAATGAGTGACATTATTAATGAAACTAAATCAAGAATGCAAAAATCAATCGAAAGCTTATCACGTGAATTAGCTAACATCAGTGCAGGAAGAGCTAATTCAAATTTATTAAACGGCGTAACAGTTGATTACTATGGTGCACCAACACCTGTACAACAATTAGCAAGCATCAATGTTCCAGAAGCACGTTTACTTGTTATTTCTCCATACGACAAAACTTCTGTAGCTGACATCGAAAAAGCGATAATAGCAGCTAACTTAGGTGTTAACCCAACAAGTGATGGTGAAGTGATACGTATTGCTGTACCTGCCTTAACAGAAGAACGTAGAAAAGAGCGCGTTAAAGATGTTAAGAAAATTGGTGAAGAAGCTAAAGTATCTGTTCGAAATATTCGTCGTGATATGAATGATCAGTTGAAAAAAGATGAAAAAAATGGCGACATTACTGAAGATGAGTTGAGAAGTGGCACTGAAGATGTTCAGAAAGCAACAGACAATTCAATAAAAGAAATTGATCAAATGATTGCTGATAAAGAAAAAGATATTATGTCAGTATAAAACTAATATACAATGACATATTAAAATGCCAGTATTAAACGATAATGTAACATTTAAAATGGGCATGTTTAATTAAATCAAAGATGCATGTGATAATTTAAATTCACAATGAGCATAAAAATGGTGTTTAAACAAGTTAATTAAACATATACTTTATAAATAATAGGCATTAGGTATATTGCTATAATAAAGTTATGTAATTTTTAACCTCAGTATGTATGTCACATTTCTGGTGTAAACTGTACCGAGTCAGACTTTGGTAC
The genomic region above belongs to Staphylococcus aureus and contains:
- the frr gene encoding ribosome recycling factor codes for the protein MSDIINETKSRMQKSIESLSRELANISAGRANSNLLNGVTVDYYGAPTPVQQLASINVPEARLLVISPYDKTSVADIEKAIIAANLGVNPTSDGEVIRIAVPALTEERRKERVKDVKKIGEEAKVSVRNIRRDMNDQLKKDEKNGDITEDELRSGTEDVQKATDNSIKEIDQMIADKEKDIMSV